One genomic window of Ziziphus jujuba cultivar Dongzao chromosome 4, ASM3175591v1 includes the following:
- the LOC107415386 gene encoding WAT1-related protein At5g40240-like isoform X3, with translation MVWRYCYKEVLPFTAMATVECLSVGINTLFKAATLKGMSYFVFILYSYTLCTLLLLPFAFIFRRFGSDMCGYNGIKYSSTTLASAFSNLTPAFTFILAVVFRMENLYFRRSSTQAKIIGTVISISGAFVAVLYKGPTLISSSKSNELHQGPLALGTTQTNWVIGGLLFASQYLLLSSWYIVQTQVMKIYPAELIVVFLFILCTTIIAVPVCLIAETNPSAWRLRLDISLVTIIFAGFFGPSFSSVVHTWGLHLKGPVYVSIFKPFSVVIAAAMGVVFLGDSLHLGSVLGAIMLSLGFYGLIWGKAKEEETAREDSYPNLGNTPLLHRHEV, from the exons atggtatggaggtATTGCTACAAGGAGGTTTTGCCATTCACAGCCATGGCTACAGTGGAGTGCTTGAGCGTGGGCATCAACACCTTATTCAAAGCAGCAACCTTGAAAGGGATGAGCTACTTTGTTTTCATCCTTTACTCTTATACTCTCTGCACTCTTCTTCTCCTCCCTTTTGCCTTTATCTTTCGTAG GTTTGGAAGTGATATGTGTGGTTATAATGGTATAAAATACAGTTCAACAACTCTTGCTTCAGCTTTCAGCAACCTCACCCCGGCATTCACCTTCATATTGGCCGTGGTTTTTAG GATGGAAAATCTGTATTTTAGAAGGTCAAGCACTCAAGCCAAAATCATAGGCACCGTAATATCAATATCAGGTGCTTTTGTGGCAGTTCTCTACAAAGGCCCTACATTAATATCTTCTTCAAAATCCAATGAACTCCACCAAGGCCCTTTGGCTTTGGGAACAACACAAACAAATTGGGTCATAGGTGGCCTCTTATTTGCTTCTCAGTACCTTCTACTCTCAAGCTGGTATATTGTACAG ACCCAGGTCATGAAAATATATCCTGCCGAGCTCATTGTGGTATTCTTATTCATCCTGTGCACAACAATTATTGCAGTACCAGTATGCTTGATAGCAGAAACGAACCCTAGTGCTTGGAGATTAAGGCTTGATATATCATTGGTCACCATAATTTTTGCA GGATTCTTTGGTCCTTCCTTCAGCAGTGTGGTTCACACGTGGGGCCTGCACTTGAAGGGACCTGTATATGTATCCATTTTCAAGCCATTTTCAGTTGTCATTGCGGCTGCAATGGGAGTTGTATTTCTTGGTGATAGTCTCCACCTTGGAAG TGTCCTTGGAGCAATAATGTTGTCACTTGGGTTTTATGGTCTAATATGGGGAAAAGCAAAAGAAGAGGAAACGGCGAGGGAGGATTCTTACCCTAATTTGGGAAACACCCCTTTGTTGCACAGACACGAAGTGtga
- the LOC107415335 gene encoding WAT1-related protein At5g40240, with protein sequence MGWKFYKDILPFAAMIAVECITVGLKTIFKAASLVGMSYYVFMVYSYAIATLVLLPLPLIFGRRTDLPLFKLSLLYKFFLLGLIWFLSQLCGYSGIGYSSPTLASALSNLVPAFTFILAVIFRMEKLSIRRSSTQAKIMGTIISISGALVVLLYNGPVVFSTFSPSPSFQLESHSRTSETNWVIGGLLLTAEYILLSVWYIVQSQVMKEYPEELIVVLWCNFWATIISAPVCFIAERNMNAWILKPVIAIIATVLVGIFGSSFISFVHTWGLHLKGPVYISSFRPLSIAIAAVMGVIFLGDALYLGSIVGAMIISIGFYGVIWGKAKEEEMDVDGGLEPSSDAKAPLLAAAVLQS encoded by the exons ATGGGATGGAAATTTTACAAAGATATTCTGCCATTCGCAGCCATGATAGCAGTAGAGTGCATCACAGTTGGCCTGAAAACCATATTCAAAGCGGCTAGTTTGGTTGGGATGAGCTACTATGTGTTTATGGTGTACTCATATGCTATTGCCACTCTAGTTCTCCTCCCTCTGCCTCTCATCTTTGGCAG AAGAACAGACCTACCTTTATTCAAATTGTCTCTCCTCTATAAATTTTTCCTCCTTGGATTGATTTG GTTCTTATCTCAACTATGTGGGTACAGCGGAATAGGATATAGTTCTCCAACTCTTGCTTCAGCCTTGAGCAATCTTGTTCCAGCATTTACCTTCATACTTGCTGTAATTTTCAG GATGGAAAAGCTATCAATAAGAAGGTCAAGTACCCAGGCTAAAATAATGGGAACCATAATTTCAATATCAGGAGCATTGGTAGTGCTTCTCTACAATGGCCCTGTAGTATTTTCCACTTTCTCTCCGTCACCTTCCTTTCAACTTGAATCCCATTCCAGAACATCAGAAACAAATTGGGTTATAGGGGGTCTTCTACTCACTGCTGAGTACATTTTGCTTTCTGTCTGGTACATTGTTCAG AGCCAAGTCATGAAAGAATACCCAGAAGAGTTGATAGTGGTATTGTGGTGCAACTTTTGGGCAACAATTATATCAGCACCAGTATGCTTTATAGCAGAAAGAAACATGAACGCTTGGATATTGAAACCTGTTATAGCTATTATTGCTACTGTACTTGTG GGGATTTTTGGTTCATCATTCATTAGCTTTGTTCATACATGGGGGCTACACTTGAAAGGGCCTGTCTATATTTCAAGCTTCAGACCATTGTCAATTGCCATTGCAGCTGTTATGGGTGTCATATTCCTTGGGGATGCTCTCTATCTTGGGAG TATTGTTGGAGCAATGATAATATCAATTGGGTTTTATGGTGTAATATGGggaaaagcaaaagaagaagaaatggatGTGGATGGTGGGTTGGAGCCCTCATCTGATGCCAAGGCACCTTTGCTTGCTGCTGCAGTGCTTCAAAGCTGA
- the LOC107415417 gene encoding WAT1-related protein At5g40240-like isoform X1 encodes MVWRRCCYGEVVPFAAMAAVECTNVGLNTLFKAATLKGMSYLVFILYSYALGSLILLPLPFIFRRMDLSSFKVSILYRIFILGLIGFSANICAYKGIEYSSPTLASALSNLTPAFTFVLAIILRMENVGLRRTSSHAKIIGTVVSISGALVALLYKGPTLLSSSSPVPSNKPHQYPLALATAQTNWIIGGLLLSAEYFLLSIWYIIQTQVIKIYPDELSVTLVYLLCTTIIAAPICILAETNSSAWRLGPDISLVTIIFSGFFGPSFSTLVHTWGLYLKGPVYISIFKPFSVVVAAVLGVMFLGDDLHLGSVLGAITMSVGFYGLIWGKAKEEEMIHEDNMGKTPLL; translated from the exons ATGGTATGGAGGAGATGCTGCTATGGGGAGGTTGTGCCATTCGCAGCCATGGCAGCAGTAGAGTGCACCAACGTGGGCTTAAACACCTTATTCAAAGCAGCCACTTTGAAAGGGATGAGCTACCTTGTGTTCATCCTCTATTCTTATGCTCTTGGCTCTCTTATTCTTCTCCCTCTTCCTTTCATCTTTCGCAG AATGGATCTTTCATCATTCAAAGTCTCGATCCTCTACAGAATTTTCATCCTCGGACTCATTGG GTTTTCAGCCAACATATGTGCATATAAAGGTATAGAATACAGTTCGCCTACTCTGGCTTCAGCTTTGAGCAACCTTACCCCGGCCTTCACTTTTGTACTAGCCATCATTCTCAG GATGGAAAATGTGGGTTTGAGAAGAACAAGCAGTCATGCCAAAATCATTGGCACTGTAGTATCAATTTCAGGTGCATTGGTGGCACTACTCTACAAGGGCCCAACATTGCTATCTTCTTCATCTCCAGTACCATCCAATAAACCTCATCAGTACCCGTTGGCTTTGGCTACAGCACAGACAAATTGGATAATAGGTGGCCTCTTACTTTCTGCTGAGTACTTTCTTCTCTCAATCTGGTATATCATTCag ACCCAGGTGATAAAAATATACCCAGATGAGCTAAGTGTGACACTCGTATACCTACTGTGTACAACAATTATCGCAGCACCAATATGCATTTTGGCAGAAACCAACTCTAGTGCATGGAGACTAGGGCCTGATATATCATTGGTCACCATAATTTTCTCA GGATTCTTTGGTCCATCCTTCAGTACTTTGGTTCACACATGGGGTCTGTACTTGAAGGGCCCTGTTTATATATCTATTTTCAAGCCATTTTCAGTTGTTGTTGCAGCTGTTTTGGGTGTCATGTTCCTGGGTGATGATCTCCATCTTGGAAG TGTTCTTGGAGCAATAACAATGTCAGTTGGGTTTTATGGTCTAATATGGggaaaagcaaaagaagaagaaatgataCATGAAGATAATATGGGGAAAACCCCTTTGTTGTAA
- the LOC107415386 gene encoding WAT1-related protein At5g40240-like isoform X4, with protein sequence MEVLLQGGFAIHSHGYSGVLERGHQHLIQSSNLERDELLCFHPLLLYSLHSSSPPFCLYLSFGSDMCGYNGIKYSSTTLASAFSNLTPAFTFILAVVFRMENLYFRRSSTQAKIIGTVISISGAFVAVLYKGPTLISSSKSNELHQGPLALGTTQTNWVIGGLLFASQYLLLSSWYIVQTQVMKIYPAELIVVFLFILCTTIIAVPVCLIAETNPSAWRLRLDISLVTIIFAGFFGPSFSSVVHTWGLHLKGPVYVSIFKPFSVVIAAAMGVVFLGDSLHLGSVLGAIMLSLGFYGLIWGKAKEEETAREDSYPNLGNTPLLHRHEV encoded by the exons atggaggtATTGCTACAAGGAGGTTTTGCCATTCACAGCCATGGCTACAGTGGAGTGCTTGAGCGTGGGCATCAACACCTTATTCAAAGCAGCAACCTTGAAAGGGATGAGCTACTTTGTTTTCATCCTTTACTCTTATACTCTCTGCACTCTTCTTCTCCTCCCTTTTGCCTTTATCTTTC GTTTGGAAGTGATATGTGTGGTTATAATGGTATAAAATACAGTTCAACAACTCTTGCTTCAGCTTTCAGCAACCTCACCCCGGCATTCACCTTCATATTGGCCGTGGTTTTTAG GATGGAAAATCTGTATTTTAGAAGGTCAAGCACTCAAGCCAAAATCATAGGCACCGTAATATCAATATCAGGTGCTTTTGTGGCAGTTCTCTACAAAGGCCCTACATTAATATCTTCTTCAAAATCCAATGAACTCCACCAAGGCCCTTTGGCTTTGGGAACAACACAAACAAATTGGGTCATAGGTGGCCTCTTATTTGCTTCTCAGTACCTTCTACTCTCAAGCTGGTATATTGTACAG ACCCAGGTCATGAAAATATATCCTGCCGAGCTCATTGTGGTATTCTTATTCATCCTGTGCACAACAATTATTGCAGTACCAGTATGCTTGATAGCAGAAACGAACCCTAGTGCTTGGAGATTAAGGCTTGATATATCATTGGTCACCATAATTTTTGCA GGATTCTTTGGTCCTTCCTTCAGCAGTGTGGTTCACACGTGGGGCCTGCACTTGAAGGGACCTGTATATGTATCCATTTTCAAGCCATTTTCAGTTGTCATTGCGGCTGCAATGGGAGTTGTATTTCTTGGTGATAGTCTCCACCTTGGAAG TGTCCTTGGAGCAATAATGTTGTCACTTGGGTTTTATGGTCTAATATGGGGAAAAGCAAAAGAAGAGGAAACGGCGAGGGAGGATTCTTACCCTAATTTGGGAAACACCCCTTTGTTGCACAGACACGAAGTGtga
- the LOC107415417 gene encoding WAT1-related protein At5g40240-like isoform X2: protein MVWRRCCYGEVVPFAAMAAVECTNVGLNTLFKAATLKGMSYLVFILYSYALGSLILLPLPFIFRRMDLSSFKVSILYRIFILGLIGFSANICAYKGIEYSSPTLASALSNLTPAFTFVLAIILRMENVGLRRTSSHAKIIGTVVSISGALVALLYKGPTLLSSSSPVPSNKPHQYPLALATAQTNWIIGGLLLSAEYFLLSIWYIIQTQVIKIYPDELSVTLVYLLCTTIIAAPICILAETNSSAWRLGPDISLVTIIFSLFWVSCSWVMISILEVFLEQ, encoded by the exons ATGGTATGGAGGAGATGCTGCTATGGGGAGGTTGTGCCATTCGCAGCCATGGCAGCAGTAGAGTGCACCAACGTGGGCTTAAACACCTTATTCAAAGCAGCCACTTTGAAAGGGATGAGCTACCTTGTGTTCATCCTCTATTCTTATGCTCTTGGCTCTCTTATTCTTCTCCCTCTTCCTTTCATCTTTCGCAG AATGGATCTTTCATCATTCAAAGTCTCGATCCTCTACAGAATTTTCATCCTCGGACTCATTGG GTTTTCAGCCAACATATGTGCATATAAAGGTATAGAATACAGTTCGCCTACTCTGGCTTCAGCTTTGAGCAACCTTACCCCGGCCTTCACTTTTGTACTAGCCATCATTCTCAG GATGGAAAATGTGGGTTTGAGAAGAACAAGCAGTCATGCCAAAATCATTGGCACTGTAGTATCAATTTCAGGTGCATTGGTGGCACTACTCTACAAGGGCCCAACATTGCTATCTTCTTCATCTCCAGTACCATCCAATAAACCTCATCAGTACCCGTTGGCTTTGGCTACAGCACAGACAAATTGGATAATAGGTGGCCTCTTACTTTCTGCTGAGTACTTTCTTCTCTCAATCTGGTATATCATTCag ACCCAGGTGATAAAAATATACCCAGATGAGCTAAGTGTGACACTCGTATACCTACTGTGTACAACAATTATCGCAGCACCAATATGCATTTTGGCAGAAACCAACTCTAGTGCATGGAGACTAGGGCCTGATATATCATTGGTCACCATAATTTTCTCA CTGTTTTGGGTGTCATGTTCCTGGGTGATGATCTCCATCTTGGAAG TGTTCTTGGAGCAATAA
- the LOC107415386 gene encoding WAT1-related protein At5g40240-like isoform X2 encodes MEVLLQGGFAIHSHGYSGVLERGHQHLIQSSNLERDELLCFHPLLLYSLHSSSPPFCLYLSSGLPPFKFSLLYRIILLGVIGFGSDMCGYNGIKYSSTTLASAFSNLTPAFTFILAVVFRMENLYFRRSSTQAKIIGTVISISGAFVAVLYKGPTLISSSKSNELHQGPLALGTTQTNWVIGGLLFASQYLLLSSWYIVQTQVMKIYPAELIVVFLFILCTTIIAVPVCLIAETNPSAWRLRLDISLVTIIFAGFFGPSFSSVVHTWGLHLKGPVYVSIFKPFSVVIAAAMGVVFLGDSLHLGSVLGAIMLSLGFYGLIWGKAKEEETAREDSYPNLGNTPLLHRHEV; translated from the exons atggaggtATTGCTACAAGGAGGTTTTGCCATTCACAGCCATGGCTACAGTGGAGTGCTTGAGCGTGGGCATCAACACCTTATTCAAAGCAGCAACCTTGAAAGGGATGAGCTACTTTGTTTTCATCCTTTACTCTTATACTCTCTGCACTCTTCTTCTCCTCCCTTTTGCCTTTATCTTTC AAGTGGACTTCCTCCATTCAAGTTTTCTCTCCTTTATAGAATTATCCTTCTGGGCGTGATTGG GTTTGGAAGTGATATGTGTGGTTATAATGGTATAAAATACAGTTCAACAACTCTTGCTTCAGCTTTCAGCAACCTCACCCCGGCATTCACCTTCATATTGGCCGTGGTTTTTAG GATGGAAAATCTGTATTTTAGAAGGTCAAGCACTCAAGCCAAAATCATAGGCACCGTAATATCAATATCAGGTGCTTTTGTGGCAGTTCTCTACAAAGGCCCTACATTAATATCTTCTTCAAAATCCAATGAACTCCACCAAGGCCCTTTGGCTTTGGGAACAACACAAACAAATTGGGTCATAGGTGGCCTCTTATTTGCTTCTCAGTACCTTCTACTCTCAAGCTGGTATATTGTACAG ACCCAGGTCATGAAAATATATCCTGCCGAGCTCATTGTGGTATTCTTATTCATCCTGTGCACAACAATTATTGCAGTACCAGTATGCTTGATAGCAGAAACGAACCCTAGTGCTTGGAGATTAAGGCTTGATATATCATTGGTCACCATAATTTTTGCA GGATTCTTTGGTCCTTCCTTCAGCAGTGTGGTTCACACGTGGGGCCTGCACTTGAAGGGACCTGTATATGTATCCATTTTCAAGCCATTTTCAGTTGTCATTGCGGCTGCAATGGGAGTTGTATTTCTTGGTGATAGTCTCCACCTTGGAAG TGTCCTTGGAGCAATAATGTTGTCACTTGGGTTTTATGGTCTAATATGGGGAAAAGCAAAAGAAGAGGAAACGGCGAGGGAGGATTCTTACCCTAATTTGGGAAACACCCCTTTGTTGCACAGACACGAAGTGtga
- the LOC107415386 gene encoding WAT1-related protein At5g40240-like isoform X1, translating to MVWRYCYKEVLPFTAMATVECLSVGINTLFKAATLKGMSYFVFILYSYTLCTLLLLPFAFIFRRSGLPPFKFSLLYRIILLGVIGFGSDMCGYNGIKYSSTTLASAFSNLTPAFTFILAVVFRMENLYFRRSSTQAKIIGTVISISGAFVAVLYKGPTLISSSKSNELHQGPLALGTTQTNWVIGGLLFASQYLLLSSWYIVQTQVMKIYPAELIVVFLFILCTTIIAVPVCLIAETNPSAWRLRLDISLVTIIFAGFFGPSFSSVVHTWGLHLKGPVYVSIFKPFSVVIAAAMGVVFLGDSLHLGSVLGAIMLSLGFYGLIWGKAKEEETAREDSYPNLGNTPLLHRHEV from the exons atggtatggaggtATTGCTACAAGGAGGTTTTGCCATTCACAGCCATGGCTACAGTGGAGTGCTTGAGCGTGGGCATCAACACCTTATTCAAAGCAGCAACCTTGAAAGGGATGAGCTACTTTGTTTTCATCCTTTACTCTTATACTCTCTGCACTCTTCTTCTCCTCCCTTTTGCCTTTATCTTTCGTAG AAGTGGACTTCCTCCATTCAAGTTTTCTCTCCTTTATAGAATTATCCTTCTGGGCGTGATTGG GTTTGGAAGTGATATGTGTGGTTATAATGGTATAAAATACAGTTCAACAACTCTTGCTTCAGCTTTCAGCAACCTCACCCCGGCATTCACCTTCATATTGGCCGTGGTTTTTAG GATGGAAAATCTGTATTTTAGAAGGTCAAGCACTCAAGCCAAAATCATAGGCACCGTAATATCAATATCAGGTGCTTTTGTGGCAGTTCTCTACAAAGGCCCTACATTAATATCTTCTTCAAAATCCAATGAACTCCACCAAGGCCCTTTGGCTTTGGGAACAACACAAACAAATTGGGTCATAGGTGGCCTCTTATTTGCTTCTCAGTACCTTCTACTCTCAAGCTGGTATATTGTACAG ACCCAGGTCATGAAAATATATCCTGCCGAGCTCATTGTGGTATTCTTATTCATCCTGTGCACAACAATTATTGCAGTACCAGTATGCTTGATAGCAGAAACGAACCCTAGTGCTTGGAGATTAAGGCTTGATATATCATTGGTCACCATAATTTTTGCA GGATTCTTTGGTCCTTCCTTCAGCAGTGTGGTTCACACGTGGGGCCTGCACTTGAAGGGACCTGTATATGTATCCATTTTCAAGCCATTTTCAGTTGTCATTGCGGCTGCAATGGGAGTTGTATTTCTTGGTGATAGTCTCCACCTTGGAAG TGTCCTTGGAGCAATAATGTTGTCACTTGGGTTTTATGGTCTAATATGGGGAAAAGCAAAAGAAGAGGAAACGGCGAGGGAGGATTCTTACCCTAATTTGGGAAACACCCCTTTGTTGCACAGACACGAAGTGtga